The proteins below come from a single Bactrocera dorsalis isolate Fly_Bdor chromosome 5, ASM2337382v1, whole genome shotgun sequence genomic window:
- the LOC105228005 gene encoding UDP-glucuronic acid decarboxylase 1 encodes MPNVPIVKKRIKFIVISSCSLILLVILYRSFLKHKTNGSQSIQNFDKDDWTANSQIGEDLVKDFTNVPQHITNQQLLNQLEHAKVQISILEDRVRALEASTPRKYPQVKYLNYKNRKRILITGGAGFVGSHLVDTLMVQGHEVIVADNFFTGRKRNVEHWLGHENFELIHHDIVNPLFIEVDEIYHLASPASPPHYMYNPVKTIKTNTMGTINMLGLAKRVMAKVLIASTSEVYGDPTVHPQPETYWGHVNPIGPRACYDEGKRVSETLSYAYAKQENVKVRVARIFNTYGPRMHMNDGRVVSNFILQALRNETITVYGNGKQTRSFQYVSDLVDGLISLMASNYSQPVNLGNPVEHTIEEFAWIIKKLVGGKSEVKQTDAVEDDPQRRKPDITRAKTILNWEPKVPLQMGISRTISYFRRELERSDRFQKDSKKYFDSPDLERSQHSRQNFVPDKT; translated from the exons ATGCCTAACGTGCctattgtaaaaaaaagaattaaattcatCGTTATTTCCTCTTGCTCCCTGATATTACTAGTAATTCTTTATCGTTCATTTTTGAAGCATAAAACTAATGGTAGTCagtcaattcaaaattttgataaagACGATTGGACAGCGAACTCCCAAATTGGTGAAGATCTCGTAAAGGATTTCACCAATGTTCCTCAACACATTACAAATCAGCAGCTTCTAAATCAATTGGAACATGCAAAAGttcaaatttcaatattagAAGATCGAGTTCGTGCTTTAGAAGCAAGTACGCCAAGAAAATATCCACAGgttaaatacttaaattataaaaatcgaaaaCGGATTCTAATTACCGGAGGAGCCGGTTTCGTTGGGTCTCATCTAGTAGATACTCTCATGGTTCAAGGCCATGAAGTCATCGTTGCAGATAACTTTTTCACTGGTCGTAAACGGAATGTAGAACACTGGCTTGGACATGAGAATTTCGAATTAATTCATCATGATATTGTGAATCCACTTTTTATTGAAGTGGATGAAATTTATCATCTAGCATCACCAGCCTCACCTCCACATTATATGTATAATCCCGTGAAGACAATCAAAACGAATACCATGGGCACCATCAATATGCTAGGACTAGCTAAGCGTGTAATGGCAAAAGTACTTATAGCTAGTACATCAGAAGTATACG GTGATCCAACTGTACACCCACAACCTGAAACATATTGGGGTCATGTCAATCCTATTGGACCACGAGCCTGTTATGATGAAGGCAAACGTGTTTCAGAAACACTCAGCTACGCTTATGCGAAACAG GAAAATGTGAAAGTACGCGTCGCACGCATATTTAATACCTATGGGCCTCGAATGCATATGAACGATGGACGTGTTGTGTCCAATTTCATACTTCAAGCACTGCGTAACGAAACTATAACTGTTTATGGTAATGGCAAGCAAACTCGTTCCTTTCAGTATGTTTCTGATCTTGTGGACGGATTAATTTCTTTAATGGCTTCCAACTACAGCCAACCAGTCAATTTGGGCAACCCTGTAGAGCACACAATCGAAGAATTCGCAtggattataaaaaaattggtggGTGGCAAAAGCGAAGTAAAACAAACAGATGCAGTTGAAGATGATCCGCAGAGGCGTAAGCCGGATATAACGCGAGCAAAAACCATTCTCAATTGGGAACCAAAAGTTCCACTACAAATGGGAATATCGCGCACGATTAGCTACTTCCGACGTGAACTTGAAAGATCTGATCGTTTTCAAAAAgactctaaaaaatattttgattctcCAGATTTAGAACGGAGCCAACATAGTAGGCAGAATTTTGTACCAGATAAAACTTAA